From Pontibacillus halophilus JSM 076056 = DSM 19796:
GTTGAATTGAATAATTTATTCCACTCATAATGATTGCAATGTGCTTACACATGAAATCTTTGATTGTTGCCTGATTCACTTTCCGCCAAGCCCTAGCTAGACTGAAGAATGCCCTTCAACTCTTAACCTCATTTCATCCTCGTTCTATCCCACCCGTATCCACACACAACACGAAAGAATATTAATCATAAAACCCCTTAGAAACATACCATATTATTACAATTCAAAACCTTACTTTTACTGCAGGACCATTGTGAATTACCTCTTTTCTTTTGCGTAGCTCTACTCTATGTTTTTAAGTATCCCCTAAGCGGGACAATGAACCTGTCCCACTGTCCCGACAAGACTTTTTAACCATGACGATAGTAAGTTGATGAGGGCCAATCTCTATATTAAAATTTACATGTAATTCATTTTTACCCAGTTATTTTTTGTAAATTGGATTCTTATTCAAAGGAGGAGTTGCACGTGTCAGATCAGCTGTGGGAATGCTTTATTAAGAATAACGTGGAAGAAGAAGAGACGCAGAGTTTAACAAAAATAGAGAAAGATGAGTTATTAAGATATCAAAATAATCAATCCGAGGTTGAGAATTTTATTACGATGGATGGGAACACATGGGTAGTTACATAACAGAAACCATCCACAATCGAGTTCGTGAAGTATGTTTAGAGAGTTGCCCGACATCACTTCGGGACAAACTCGTAACCCCGCTTAATAGAACCCTTACAAAATCAAGTGACCAAGTGTGGAATGGCCTCATACTGCTTCTGAAGAACATGTTCTCTATCAATTTAGAAAGAGTAGAACCCTTATTAATTTCCAATCGAATGCTACAATCCAGCGCAGAGCTGTTGGATCATGCCATAGACCAAGATGAGGATTACGGAATAAGCAGGGAAGAACTCATGATGTTAGGGAATTATCTCTATACCAAATCTATACAGAACCTTATGCAAGCTGGACAATCTCACTGGAATGATAAGATTCAAGAGAGGCTATTAACAAATCTCATCAGTTGCTTGGAAATGGCGTGGCTTGGTCAGTGGGAAGACTATATCACTACCTACCATTGTGTGAATGAAGAAGAATATTTGAACATGGTCATGAACAAATCAGGAAAACTATATGAGATTGTGTTTAAATCCATCGGGCATCTGGCTGAACTAAAAGAGAAAGACTGTCAAATCCTTGCTAAAGCAGGCAACCAAATTGCAGTGGCAGCTCAACTTTCTAATGATATCCAAGGAATCTACTCTCCTAAAAAAGCAGACTTAGAACAAATGAAAGCTTCTGTTCCAATTATCAGAGGAATTGAGTACTCCAAACAACAAGACCAAAAGCTCCTCCACCTCTTACAAAAGGCAGAGGATTCGACTTCTATAGAGGAGATTAGACCAAGTATTCTAGAATACTTGGAAGTTAATCGCCTTTTTGAGTATACGAAGGTCCTTATAAATGTCTACTTCAATGAGGGAATGGACCTCATGTCTAAATGGACAGATCACCATCATCGAAAACAGTTTTATGAACTTTTTGGATTGAAAGAGGTATAGCTTATTATAAAACAATTACATGATTTATTTTCTCCCCGTACTGCACTCATAATTACAGCTTTATTGTTTATATACTTGTTGTCTGCTGCCTTTTCTAGCCCATATATAGGAATTAAACTCATAAATGTGGATGATCGCTATATCGTAACTAAAGTACAACCAGATGGCATGGGGAGCGCAATCGGAATTGAACCCTACGACTCCATTCTAACTGTTGACTCAGAGAATGCAGCAAATCATCACACCATTGAGCAGGGTATTCTGGAACAAGCTACAAACCTCACTTTCAAACACTGGGACGAAGATATTGTAGAACACGTTTCATTAGAGGAGAGCTCATTTCTAAGCAAATATAAATACAGCCTATTGTTGAGCTTTATTTCTTTGCTTTACATACTAAGTGGAATTCTAATTTATTGGAAGCAACCTAATGGTAAAGCTTCAAGAATGGGGATTTATATTAATCTCTGCATTGGTGCAATCATCTTAAGTGCCTACGCTTCTTCTATAGGTAATTTGAAAGCTAGCTTCATTATGCTCTCTTTACTTAACGTTGTACCTTTGTTGCTTCTATTACTGATTACCTACCTCCCACATCTTAATGCAATCAATATGGTGAGTAAAAGGGTTCTTCTATTTATTACAATTGTATGCTCCCCTCTTCCAATTGCTTATTGGATAACTACACACACGCTTTTCGCAAACTTAATTTTATCAGGATTTGTAGTGAATACAATCATTTGTATAATCCATTTAATTCAGCCGTTATTCACACTAAGAAAAGGACAATATCGTAATTTGTTCTCTATATTATTTGTTGCATTTGTGATAAGTTTTGCGCCAGTTATTACATTTCATTTAGTGCCTTTCTTGAATGAGGGTGAAGCATTGATAACATTTGAATATTTGTTAATCCCCTCTATCTTGTTTCCTGCTTCCATTTCCTATGTTTCCGTAACGAAATATCCCATTGATCTTTCACTTCACTTACCGAAGTTATTAATCTTTTCAATGACAGTTGCGGGCATCTTATTCCTCTACTGGGGAAGTCATCAGTTGCTCATGTTGTACAACACCAATCCTATAGAGCTGATTACTAGAATTCCTGGGACGGTTAATATCTTCTTATTTACCTCCCTCACGTTACTCCTGTATATAAGTTTAAATCGGCTCAACCATAGTCTAGTCTCAAGGAAACAGAACCCTACTTTATTCTATAGAAAACGGGTATTCACAGAAATTGAGACAAACCAGCGAATAGATAGAGTCATGGATCATGCACTACACACCATTTCAGAAATCTTGTGTCATGTCGAAGGTGCATCCATCCTTCTGAGAGGGGACCTACCTAGAATCAAGTCCACAGGTAACCATAAAGGGAACGAAGAAGCGCTAAAGTCTTCTTTCCTCTCTACAAATACGCAGCATAAAGACGGTTCTCTTGTTCAAATTTGTATTCCAATAGAGGGGGACGAGTTAATTGGTTGGATGCTAATCGGAGAGAAAGTGAATAAAAGTCGTTTCGAGAGACAAGAGGTTGGACACTTGAATGATTTTGCCCAATTCTTAGGAGAAGCCTTTGAAGTGAAGCAACTGTTAGAGGATTATCAGGAATATGTTCATGGTTACATGCAACAAATAACTCCCCTTTATTCCACAAATCCAAAGCGAGCTAAACAACAAATTGAGATAGCTGAGAAAGAAAGGAAAAAGCTTTCTACCTTCTTGCATGATCATGTTCTTCAAGACGTCTTAGCAGTTCACCATAACCTTGATACATTTTCTAGTAACAATGAAGCTTTTCTTATGAAACACATTAAGGAGTTTTCTACACTTCACCAAACCCTGGAGAAGCTAACCTATACGATTAGAGATAAGAGCTACGATCTTTATCCAGCTGTCTTAGATGATTTCGGCTTACTGGAAGCATTCAATCACCTCATTCATTATGAATTCGTAAATTCTACACCAACAATTGAATTGAACAATTCACTAGAAGAAGGAAACCTAGCGGAGTTAGACCGAATTACGCTTATCACGCTCTATCGAAGCGTGAAGGAGTTAATAACCAATGCGATTAAACACGCTCAGGCGACCGAAATCACCATTGATAGTTCTATGGCAGAAAACAATCTGTACTTCACGGTAATCGATAATGGGATTGGTATGCATGAAGATTTACCCATAGAGGAATATGTTAAGGATAATCATATAGGTTTAGCATCGGTTAAACATGATATAGAATCCCTCAATGGACAATTACTTATAGCTGGAAGCAGAAATTCCGGATGTGAAATGACTATTAAACTCAAATTGGAGGAGACCGATGAATCAGCAAATCACACTCATGTTAGTTGATGACCACCAAGCCATCCAGAGTGGGATGGTACACTACTTCGACCAACAGGATGGATTTACCGTTGTGAAAAGCCTGCATAATGGTGATCATCTTATGTCCACTATTCGAGAATGCTCGCCTGATATTATCCTATTGGACATGCACCTCCAACGCAAAGACGGAAAGGCTGAGAGTGGGATGAAACTGGCAGAAAACATTCTTACCTATAACCCTTCTCAGAAGGTTGTAATTTATACGGGCTACAATTATCCTCACTATAAACAAAACGCGTTTCAAATAGGTGTAAAGGCATTTATCTCTAAATACGAACCACTATCGAAATTAGCTCAGTACTTACAACTAGTCTCAGAAGGTATTATTGTTCAAAACGACGACAGCTCTACTGAAGAGAAGCTCACCAAATTCGAAATTAATTTATTGCACCACATTAGCGAAGGCCTTACAAATCAAGATATTTCTGAGAAACTCTCCTACAGCAGAAGAACTATTGAACATTATATAACTGTCATCTACGAGAAATTACAAGTTACTTCTAGAATTCAAAGCGTCGTTAAAGGAATGAAGCTTGGTTACCTTCCACTTACCAACGAACCAAGTACATAAATAGAAAACCCGCTACATACAAGTAGCGGGTTTTGCGTTAGGTATGAATAATGCTATGGACACTATCCGTGCTCAATCACGGTATCCAATCGAGGGTTGTAGTCCATTCTATGGACGACTTTCATTTCAGACTCACTCACATCGTATACCACTTTATTTGTATACAAATAGGTGGTCTCATTTGCTTTAGTCATTCCACTTACTAGGCCTCCCTCAACTGTGTAAGGTTCTCTCATGAGTTCCTGAGTTTCCATGTCATAAATCTCTACATAAGGTTGGTTAGGAGAACCCGTTACCGTAAAGAGCTTTCCATCGTTAATTACCATTTTTCGTGGAGTCTCTCTTGTTGCCACAAACTCTTTCAATCCATCTTCTGTTAATTTATAGATTACGTTATAACCCTGTTTAGCTTGGTCCTTTCCTTCTAACTTCACCTCTTCCTCTTTCGCAATCAGAACTTCATCCTGGGAGAAAACGATGCTTCCACTCACCTGCTGATCAAATAGCTTCTGTTCGTCCATTTGATCCCCTTGAATGGTTTTCAAGAAAGTACCTGACTCTGTTCGATTCCAGACAAGTACCTCACCATTGTTCAGGTTCACTTTCATGTCATCAACTTCCCCATTTAAATCCCAAGTTTCAATGGGTTCAGAAAGATCATCACTTGCATATTTCTTCAACACAGGCTTACTATCTTTGTAGGTTATGACATAAATTTCTTCTTCGGTAGACGCGAGCTTGCCAACTGGTTCATTAAGAGTACCTAATTTGCTAATTTGCTCAGAAGTCGATTCATACAGCGTATAATTAACAGTTCCTACTTCATTTGCAGCTAGTATATTTCGATTGCCGTGTACATACGAAATACTATAGTTCACATCGTCCAACGTGCCAATTGAAGCCTGGTACTCCGTATGGAAATCACCTTCTGTTTCATTGAATACTTGTATCATAACCTTTTCCTCTTCATTCGTCAGTGTCGTTACAAATGACTCCTCAATAACTGAATCAAATTGAGTCTCACTAAATGAGTCTGAAGAACACCCCGCTGCAGTTAAGGCAATGCCTAGGGTAAGGAATAATTGTTTTCTCATGTGGGTTATTCACTCCTCAATGTTTCGACTGGGTCAAGTTTCGCTGCTTTAGTAATGGCCCGATAACTGGACCCTAGACTAACTAGTAAAACTAGGAATAGGCTCAATAGAACAAGCTTCCCGTTGAACGTAAGAGATAAAATGGATAATCCGTCCTTCGATTCAATATATTGATTAAAGAAGAACATCAATACATACGAAGATAGAATAGAAAGTACGAATGAGGCTAGCCCAATATACAGGACCTCCACAGATAACAAGCTTGTGATATGCTTTCTCTTATATCCAATCGCCTTCATAATCCCAATCTCCTTGTAACGATTCTTTAGAGATTGGTTCATAATTGAACTGATACTCACCG
This genomic window contains:
- a CDS encoding polyprenyl synthetase family protein, whose amino-acid sequence is MLQSSAELLDHAIDQDEDYGISREELMMLGNYLYTKSIQNLMQAGQSHWNDKIQERLLTNLISCLEMAWLGQWEDYITTYHCVNEEEYLNMVMNKSGKLYEIVFKSIGHLAELKEKDCQILAKAGNQIAVAAQLSNDIQGIYSPKKADLEQMKASVPIIRGIEYSKQQDQKLLHLLQKAEDSTSIEEIRPSILEYLEVNRLFEYTKVLINVYFNEGMDLMSKWTDHHHRKQFYELFGLKEV
- a CDS encoding sensor histidine kinase codes for the protein MDDRYIVTKVQPDGMGSAIGIEPYDSILTVDSENAANHHTIEQGILEQATNLTFKHWDEDIVEHVSLEESSFLSKYKYSLLLSFISLLYILSGILIYWKQPNGKASRMGIYINLCIGAIILSAYASSIGNLKASFIMLSLLNVVPLLLLLLITYLPHLNAINMVSKRVLLFITIVCSPLPIAYWITTHTLFANLILSGFVVNTIICIIHLIQPLFTLRKGQYRNLFSILFVAFVISFAPVITFHLVPFLNEGEALITFEYLLIPSILFPASISYVSVTKYPIDLSLHLPKLLIFSMTVAGILFLYWGSHQLLMLYNTNPIELITRIPGTVNIFLFTSLTLLLYISLNRLNHSLVSRKQNPTLFYRKRVFTEIETNQRIDRVMDHALHTISEILCHVEGASILLRGDLPRIKSTGNHKGNEEALKSSFLSTNTQHKDGSLVQICIPIEGDELIGWMLIGEKVNKSRFERQEVGHLNDFAQFLGEAFEVKQLLEDYQEYVHGYMQQITPLYSTNPKRAKQQIEIAEKERKKLSTFLHDHVLQDVLAVHHNLDTFSSNNEAFLMKHIKEFSTLHQTLEKLTYTIRDKSYDLYPAVLDDFGLLEAFNHLIHYEFVNSTPTIELNNSLEEGNLAELDRITLITLYRSVKELITNAIKHAQATEITIDSSMAENNLYFTVIDNGIGMHEDLPIEEYVKDNHIGLASVKHDIESLNGQLLIAGSRNSGCEMTIKLKLEETDESANHTHVS
- a CDS encoding response regulator, translating into MNQQITLMLVDDHQAIQSGMVHYFDQQDGFTVVKSLHNGDHLMSTIRECSPDIILLDMHLQRKDGKAESGMKLAENILTYNPSQKVVIYTGYNYPHYKQNAFQIGVKAFISKYEPLSKLAQYLQLVSEGIIVQNDDSSTEEKLTKFEINLLHHISEGLTNQDISEKLSYSRRTIEHYITVIYEKLQVTSRIQSVVKGMKLGYLPLTNEPST